One Myxococcales bacterium genomic window carries:
- a CDS encoding exo-alpha-sialidase, protein MSETPLLVSTRKGLFVIEGRGGAAAITRSLFVGDNVTLALVDRRDGAWYVVLDHGHFGVKLHRSDDGGATFTEIATPAYPPKPEGFVDKDMWGRDREWATKGVWALAPALDADGALWCGTMPGGLFRSDDRGATWRLVEALWNHPTRLKWNGGGADHAAIHSICVDPRDPRAVVIAVSSGGVWRTRDAGATWTAHTRGMKAGYVPPEQAEEPENQDPHCVVQAPSDPTVFWCQHHMGIWRSTDDLASWTQLTAEPSSFGFPVVVHPREPDTAWFVPAHSDQKRTLIDGRVLVNRTRDGGRSFTALREGLPQAHAYDLVFRHALAIADDGDQLAFGSSTGNLWVTDDQGDRWHAVAHHLPPIYAVRYA, encoded by the coding sequence ATGTCCGAGACGCCGCTGCTCGTGTCGACCCGCAAGGGCCTGTTCGTGATCGAGGGCCGCGGCGGCGCCGCCGCGATCACCCGGTCCCTGTTCGTCGGTGACAACGTCACCCTGGCGCTGGTCGATCGTCGCGACGGCGCCTGGTACGTCGTCCTCGATCACGGCCACTTCGGCGTCAAGCTGCACCGCTCCGACGACGGCGGCGCCACGTTCACCGAGATCGCGACGCCGGCCTACCCGCCCAAGCCCGAGGGCTTCGTCGACAAGGACATGTGGGGCCGCGACCGCGAGTGGGCGACCAAGGGCGTGTGGGCCCTGGCGCCGGCGCTCGACGCCGACGGCGCGCTGTGGTGCGGCACGATGCCGGGCGGGCTGTTCCGGTCCGACGATCGCGGCGCCACCTGGCGGCTGGTCGAGGCGCTCTGGAACCACCCGACGCGGTTGAAGTGGAACGGCGGCGGCGCCGACCACGCCGCGATCCACTCGATCTGCGTCGACCCGCGCGATCCGCGCGCGGTCGTGATCGCGGTGTCGAGCGGCGGGGTCTGGCGGACCCGCGACGCCGGCGCGACCTGGACCGCCCACACCCGCGGCATGAAGGCCGGCTACGTGCCGCCCGAGCAGGCCGAGGAGCCCGAGAACCAGGACCCGCACTGCGTCGTGCAGGCGCCGAGCGATCCGACCGTGTTCTGGTGCCAGCACCACATGGGCATCTGGCGCTCGACCGACGATCTGGCGTCGTGGACCCAGCTCACGGCCGAGCCGTCGAGCTTCGGCTTCCCGGTGGTCGTGCACCCGCGCGAGCCCGACACCGCGTGGTTCGTGCCGGCGCACTCCGATCAGAAGCGCACGCTCATCGACGGGCGGGTGCTGGTCAACCGCACCCGCGACGGCGGCCGCAGCTTCACGGCGCTGCGCGAGGGCCTGCCCCAGGCCCACGCCTACGACCTGGTGTTCCGGCACGCGCTGGCGATCGCCGACGACGGCGATCAGCTCGCGTTCGGCTCGAGCACCGGCAACCTGTGGGTCACCGACGATCAGGGCGACCGCTGGCACGCCGTGGCGCACCACCTGCCGCCGATCTACGCCGTCCGCTACGCCTGA
- a CDS encoding YjbQ family protein — MARRTSFEIATRGRGTHEITRDVAAAIPADAGDALALVFCHHTSASLIVCERADPTVRADLERFMAAVVPDGDPMFEHADEGDDDMPAHVRTILTQTSLTVPIHGGRLDLGTWQGLYLWEHRAAPHRRRVSVTIVG, encoded by the coding sequence ATGGCCCGACGCACCAGCTTCGAGATCGCCACCCGCGGCCGCGGCACCCACGAGATCACCCGCGACGTCGCCGCGGCGATCCCAGCCGACGCCGGCGACGCGCTCGCGCTGGTGTTCTGTCACCACACCAGCGCCTCGCTGATCGTGTGCGAGCGCGCCGACCCGACGGTGCGGGCCGATCTCGAGCGGTTCATGGCGGCGGTGGTGCCCGACGGCGATCCGATGTTCGAGCACGCGGACGAGGGCGACGACGACATGCCGGCCCACGTCCGCACGATCCTCACCCAGACCAGCCTGACCGTGCCGATCCACGGCGGGCGGCTCGACCTCGGCACCTGGCAAGGCCTGTACCTGTGGGAGCACCGCGCCGCGCCGCACCGCCGGCGCGTGTCGGTGACGATCGTCGGGTAG
- the tsaE gene encoding tRNA (adenosine(37)-N6)-threonylcarbamoyltransferase complex ATPase subunit type 1 TsaE has translation MRAILDDAAATEACGAALGAVAVGGDVIALVGDLGAGKTTLVRGVARGAGAIAEDVASPTFALVHEYPGRLALAHLDLYRLERARDLDEIGFDDALDRPDAIALIEWADRFEDRLPADHLRIELTHADAARILTATATGPRSAARLAAWQAAWVDAR, from the coding sequence GTGCGGGCGATCCTCGACGACGCCGCCGCGACCGAGGCCTGCGGCGCGGCCCTGGGCGCGGTCGCCGTCGGCGGCGACGTGATCGCGCTGGTCGGCGATCTCGGCGCCGGCAAGACCACGCTGGTGCGCGGCGTCGCCCGCGGCGCCGGCGCGATCGCCGAGGACGTCGCCAGCCCGACCTTCGCGCTGGTCCACGAGTACCCCGGGCGGCTCGCGCTGGCCCACCTCGATCTGTACCGGCTCGAGCGCGCGCGCGACCTCGACGAGATCGGCTTCGACGACGCGCTCGATCGCCCGGACGCGATCGCGCTGATCGAGTGGGCCGATCGGTTCGAGGACCGGCTGCCGGCCGATCACCTCCGGATCGAGCTGACCCACGCCGACGCCGCGCGGATCCTGACCGCGACCGCCACCGGCCCGCGCAGCGCGGCGCGCCTGGCGGCCTGGCAGGCGGCCTGGGTCGACGCCCGCTAG
- a CDS encoding efflux RND transporter periplasmic adaptor subunit → MMRARALVAVALVAGCGRKPPATEDDEPPPPVAVTCAAAETRAVTDALVVRGLVAPPPAADAVLSSLIAGRVTALAVDVGDVVVANQIVARVEDPALSAGTREAAAAIAEAEAEVAGAAAARARLEQLVSKGIGARRDLDDAIARDATARAALTGARARSSAATGQAARAVLRAPRAGTVLRVFRRSGEAVDGTPATPIVEIADVATLELRAEISAPDLVRLALGQAATVTLDALPDQPLAAVIAMVAPAIDPATGLGEVRLTLAAPPAGTRLIVGLTGTATVALGAHDGLVVPLAALRRGASGGDELVVCAGEPLAAVVTEVTVGVRQGGVAEITAGLAVGDRVVVDHALGLDDGQPLIAARRRPRPRPRAASPMIGRRWVAWLERRASLVWLVALGCAALGAAAMLTLPSGIYPEMEFPRVVVVARIGQVPPALVETSVTRPIEEAVAVVPGVRYVRARSIRGAAELSLQLVDGADPRQAEQAVRAAIDGLDLPPGTQVHVERVLPTSVPVITFNVAGAVDVRALRDAAERVLRPALVRVPGVGGVEVQGGRVREIEVILRPADLAAHQLTPSIVAERLAAQDLLIGVGRVVDEHQTLPVVVDAQPVDLAAIAALPVAPGPTGPLPLSAVADVVEGSTDPDVIVTGPAGDTVVVTVARLPGASTPAVVAGARRAVAALVTSGALPAAIEVEPVYDQAALVDESIASVRDAILIGVALALVVIGLFLRDLRAGLVAAVPVPLSLLATFATMRAAGFSLNLMSLGGLAVAIGLVVDDAIVVTEGIVRRLEDGSTRAAAARDGLGDLFAAVVGTTLTTVVVFAPLALLSGVTGSFLGALAGTLAAAVLWSLIYAVTITPLLARVVLRARPAAAPRRRLTRAIAGVVRWTVGHAVVAVAATLAIVVVGALALRAVKTGFLPPMDEGAFVLDFFTPPGTSLEETDRVARRIDRILASTPEVVTFTRRTGAEMGPATATQQNTGDVMVRLVAPDRRGAIDDVIDRVRARIAAEVPEVRSVRQVPRTCSRIGRQPGADRDPPARRRSAPAGRGRGRGRAELAALPELVDFFDGREGDVPIVRLAVDRLRTAALGLDVAALADDLTIASTGRVVAQLPAPSRPLDVRVRFADRTRLSADAMLAAPMAWAPRGVAVGAVVDATRPPAPSELRREGLRPAVVMTAAVADGDLGAAERAVARTLAAAGLPRGVQVEVGGQAASAAAAQRELLRIALIGAVLVLIVLVIQLRSLRLSLVVLTGAPLAVVGALATLWATGIALDVSSLAGCILLVGLVVKNGILLLEHAQQELQAGVALADALVAAVERRLRPVVMTTLATLAGLLPLAAGVGAGASLQRPLAVAVIGGLLVSPAIAGLAALTRVGPRALDA, encoded by the coding sequence GTGATGCGGGCGCGCGCGCTCGTGGCGGTGGCGCTGGTCGCCGGCTGCGGCCGCAAGCCGCCGGCGACCGAGGACGACGAGCCACCGCCACCGGTGGCGGTGACCTGCGCCGCGGCCGAGACGCGCGCGGTGACCGACGCGCTGGTGGTGCGCGGGCTGGTGGCGCCGCCACCCGCGGCCGACGCGGTGCTGTCGTCGTTGATCGCCGGGCGGGTCACCGCGCTCGCGGTCGATGTCGGCGACGTGGTGGTGGCGAACCAGATCGTCGCCCGGGTCGAGGATCCGGCGCTCAGCGCCGGCACCCGCGAGGCCGCGGCCGCGATCGCCGAGGCCGAGGCCGAGGTCGCCGGGGCCGCCGCCGCCCGCGCCCGCCTCGAGCAGCTGGTCAGCAAGGGCATCGGCGCGCGCCGCGATCTCGACGACGCGATCGCGCGTGACGCCACCGCCCGGGCCGCGCTGACCGGCGCCCGAGCTCGATCGAGCGCGGCCACCGGCCAGGCCGCGCGGGCCGTGCTCCGGGCCCCGCGCGCCGGCACGGTGCTGCGGGTGTTCCGCCGCAGCGGCGAGGCCGTCGACGGCACGCCGGCCACGCCGATCGTCGAGATCGCCGACGTCGCGACGCTCGAGCTGCGCGCCGAGATCAGCGCGCCCGACCTGGTGCGGCTCGCGCTCGGCCAGGCCGCGACCGTGACGCTCGACGCGCTGCCGGATCAGCCGCTCGCGGCGGTGATCGCGATGGTCGCGCCGGCGATCGATCCGGCCACCGGGCTGGGCGAGGTGCGCCTGACGCTGGCGGCGCCGCCGGCCGGGACCCGGCTGATCGTCGGCCTGACCGGCACCGCGACGGTGGCCCTGGGCGCGCACGACGGCCTGGTCGTGCCGCTCGCGGCCTTGCGCCGCGGCGCCAGCGGCGGCGACGAGCTGGTCGTGTGCGCGGGCGAACCGCTCGCGGCGGTGGTCACGGAGGTCACCGTCGGCGTCCGCCAGGGCGGCGTCGCCGAGATCACCGCCGGGCTCGCCGTCGGCGACCGGGTCGTGGTCGATCACGCGCTCGGCCTCGACGACGGCCAGCCGCTGATCGCGGCGCGGCGGCGCCCACGCCCGCGCCCGCGGGCGGCGAGCCCGATGATCGGCCGCCGCTGGGTCGCCTGGCTCGAGCGGCGCGCCAGCCTGGTGTGGTTGGTCGCGCTCGGCTGCGCCGCCCTCGGCGCCGCGGCGATGCTGACCTTGCCGAGCGGCATCTACCCCGAGATGGAGTTCCCGCGCGTGGTCGTGGTCGCGCGGATCGGCCAGGTGCCGCCGGCGCTGGTCGAGACCTCGGTGACCCGCCCCATCGAGGAGGCGGTCGCGGTGGTGCCGGGCGTGCGCTACGTCCGCGCCCGATCGATCCGCGGCGCGGCCGAGCTGTCGCTGCAGCTGGTCGACGGCGCCGATCCGCGCCAGGCCGAGCAGGCGGTGCGCGCGGCGATCGACGGCCTCGATCTGCCGCCGGGCACCCAGGTCCACGTCGAGCGGGTGCTGCCGACCTCGGTGCCGGTGATCACGTTCAACGTCGCCGGCGCCGTCGACGTGCGCGCGCTGCGCGACGCCGCCGAGCGCGTGCTGCGGCCGGCGCTGGTCCGGGTCCCGGGCGTCGGCGGCGTCGAGGTCCAGGGCGGCCGCGTGCGCGAGATCGAGGTCATCTTGCGGCCGGCCGATCTGGCCGCGCACCAGCTCACGCCGTCGATCGTCGCCGAGCGCCTCGCGGCCCAGGACCTGCTGATCGGCGTCGGCCGGGTCGTCGACGAGCACCAGACCCTGCCGGTCGTCGTCGACGCCCAGCCGGTCGACCTCGCGGCGATCGCGGCGCTGCCGGTGGCGCCGGGGCCGACCGGCCCGCTGCCGCTGTCGGCCGTGGCCGACGTGGTCGAGGGCTCGACCGACCCCGACGTGATCGTGACGGGGCCCGCCGGCGACACCGTCGTCGTGACGGTCGCGCGCCTGCCCGGCGCCAGCACGCCGGCCGTGGTCGCGGGCGCGCGCCGCGCGGTGGCGGCGCTCGTGACCAGCGGCGCGCTGCCCGCGGCCATCGAGGTCGAGCCGGTCTACGACCAGGCGGCGCTGGTCGACGAGTCGATCGCGAGCGTGCGCGACGCGATCCTGATCGGCGTGGCGCTGGCGCTGGTGGTGATCGGCCTGTTCCTGCGCGACCTGCGCGCCGGGCTGGTCGCGGCGGTGCCGGTGCCGCTGTCGCTCCTGGCCACGTTCGCGACCATGCGCGCGGCCGGGTTCTCGCTGAACCTGATGTCGCTGGGCGGCCTCGCGGTCGCGATCGGCCTGGTCGTCGACGACGCGATCGTCGTGACCGAGGGCATCGTGCGCCGGCTCGAGGACGGCAGCACCCGCGCCGCCGCGGCCCGCGACGGGCTCGGCGATCTGTTCGCGGCGGTCGTCGGCACGACGCTCACGACCGTGGTCGTGTTCGCGCCGCTGGCGCTCTTGTCGGGCGTGACCGGCAGCTTCCTCGGCGCGCTGGCCGGGACCCTGGCCGCGGCGGTGCTGTGGTCGCTGATCTACGCGGTCACGATCACGCCGCTGCTGGCGCGGGTGGTGCTGCGCGCGCGCCCGGCCGCGGCGCCGCGGCGGCGCCTGACCCGCGCGATCGCCGGCGTCGTGCGCTGGACCGTCGGCCACGCCGTGGTCGCGGTCGCGGCGACGCTGGCGATCGTCGTCGTCGGGGCGCTGGCGCTGCGCGCGGTCAAGACCGGGTTCCTGCCGCCGATGGACGAGGGCGCGTTCGTGCTCGACTTCTTCACGCCGCCCGGCACGTCGCTCGAGGAGACCGACCGGGTCGCGCGCCGGATCGATCGGATCCTGGCGAGCACGCCCGAGGTCGTGACCTTCACGCGCCGCACCGGCGCCGAGATGGGCCCCGCCACCGCGACCCAGCAGAACACGGGCGACGTCATGGTCCGGCTGGTCGCGCCCGATCGGCGCGGCGCGATCGACGACGTGATCGATCGGGTCCGCGCGCGGATCGCGGCCGAGGTGCCGGAGGTGCGGTCAGTTCGCCAGGTGCCCAGGACGTGCTCGCGGATCGGCCGGCAACCCGGCGCCGATCGAGATCCGCCTGCTCGGCGACGATCCGCGCCAGCTGGCCGAGGTCGCGGCCGCGGTCGGGCCGAGCTCGCGGCGCTGCCCGAGCTGGTCGACTTCTTCGACGGCCGCGAGGGCGACGTGCCGATCGTGCGCCTGGCGGTCGATCGGCTGCGCACCGCCGCGCTCGGCCTCGACGTCGCCGCCCTCGCCGACGACCTGACGATCGCGTCGACCGGGCGCGTGGTCGCGCAGCTGCCGGCGCCGAGCCGCCCGCTCGACGTGCGCGTCCGCTTCGCCGATCGCACGCGCCTGAGCGCCGACGCGATGCTCGCGGCGCCGATGGCCTGGGCGCCGCGCGGGGTCGCGGTCGGCGCGGTCGTCGACGCCACCCGGCCCCCCGCGCCGTCGGAGCTCCGACGCGAGGGCCTGCGCCCGGCGGTGGTGATGACCGCCGCGGTCGCCGACGGCGACCTGGGCGCGGCCGAGCGCGCGGTGGCCCGGACGCTCGCGGCCGCCGGGCTCCCGCGCGGGGTCCAGGTCGAGGTCGGCGGTCAGGCCGCGTCGGCCGCCGCCGCCCAGCGCGAGCTGCTGCGGATCGCGCTGATCGGCGCGGTCCTGGTGCTGATCGTGCTGGTGATCCAGCTGCGCTCGCTGCGGCTGTCGCTGGTGGTGCTGACCGGCGCGCCGCTGGCGGTGGTCGGCGCGCTCGCGACCCTGTGGGCGACCGGCATCGCGCTCGACGTGTCGTCGCTGGCCGGCTGCATCTTGCTGGTCGGGCTCGTGGTCAAGAACGGCATCCTCTTGCTCGAGCACGCCCAGCAGGAGCTCCAGGCCGGGGTCGCGCTCGCCGACGCGCTCGTCGCCGCGGTCGAGCGCCGGCTGCGGCCGGTGGTCATGACCACGCTGGCGACCCTGGCCGGCCTGCTGCCGCTCGCCGCCGGCGTCGGCGCCGGGGCGTCGCTGCAGCGACCGCTGGCGGTGGCGGTGATCGGCGGGCTGCTGGTCTCGCCGGCCATCGCGGGCCTGGCCGCGCTGACCCGCGTCGGGCCCCGCGCGCTCGACGCGTGA
- a CDS encoding MoaD/ThiS family protein yields MATVVFTPNLARHVACPSVDAAGATVREVLERVFADNPRLRGYVVDEHGAVRKHMAVFVDGQQLVDRAGQSDAVGPASEIYVMQALSGG; encoded by the coding sequence ATGGCGACGGTCGTGTTCACGCCCAACCTGGCGCGCCACGTGGCGTGCCCGTCGGTCGACGCCGCGGGCGCGACGGTGCGCGAGGTGCTCGAGCGCGTGTTCGCCGACAACCCGCGGCTGCGCGGGTACGTGGTCGATGAGCACGGCGCCGTGCGCAAGCACATGGCGGTGTTCGTCGACGGTCAGCAGCTGGTCGATCGGGCCGGCCAGAGCGACGCGGTCGGCCCCGCGTCCGAGATCTACGTCATGCAGGCCCTATCAGGAGGATGA
- a CDS encoding TolC family protein translates to MIAGVTVPLPVFGPGPAARRSARAAAAATRALALVGRLELREQIEVAWLDLARAQELAALADDAIARARELEQVAQARLDAGDTAAVDVQAALAARLRAEVDGAAVAADVVVAGATLATLVGWDADDGLVAEGGLPAPTLPPTVAALRAQLGQHPEARAAAAARDATAASAALIARERWPALAVDLEVDALDRRGDPDDVRASLVVEVPLFGRAGARARAARAEVAVAVAELSARTQALTGELIAAQRRARATAARAQRFELEVLPAQELATAQALAAYRAGATDLIAALVAGRELLAVRAEVTEARYQAAVAQAALARALGGGP, encoded by the coding sequence GTGATCGCCGGGGTCACCGTGCCGCTGCCGGTGTTCGGGCCGGGGCCGGCCGCGCGCCGCAGCGCCCGCGCCGCCGCCGCCGCCACCCGCGCGCTCGCGCTGGTCGGGCGGCTCGAGCTGCGCGAACAGATCGAGGTGGCCTGGCTCGATCTGGCCCGCGCCCAGGAGCTGGCCGCGCTCGCGGACGACGCGATCGCGCGGGCGCGCGAGCTCGAGCAGGTGGCCCAGGCGCGGCTCGACGCGGGCGACACCGCGGCGGTCGACGTCCAGGCCGCGCTGGCCGCGCGGCTCCGGGCCGAGGTCGACGGCGCGGCGGTCGCGGCCGACGTCGTGGTCGCCGGCGCGACGCTGGCGACGCTGGTCGGGTGGGACGCCGACGACGGGCTGGTCGCCGAGGGTGGCCTGCCGGCGCCGACGCTGCCGCCGACCGTGGCCGCGCTCCGAGCCCAGCTGGGGCAGCACCCCGAGGCCCGCGCCGCCGCCGCGGCGCGCGACGCCACCGCGGCCAGCGCGGCCCTGATCGCGCGCGAGCGCTGGCCGGCGCTCGCGGTCGATCTCGAGGTCGACGCCCTCGACCGCCGGGGCGATCCCGACGACGTCCGCGCCAGCCTGGTGGTCGAGGTGCCGCTGTTCGGGCGCGCCGGCGCGCGCGCGCGCGCCGCCCGGGCCGAGGTCGCGGTGGCGGTGGCCGAGCTCTCGGCCCGGACCCAGGCGCTGACGGGCGAGCTGATCGCGGCGCAGCGCCGCGCGCGCGCCACCGCCGCCCGCGCGCAGCGGTTCGAGCTCGAGGTGCTGCCGGCCCAGGAGCTCGCGACCGCCCAGGCGCTCGCGGCCTACCGCGCCGGCGCCACTGATCTGATCGCGGCCCTCGTGGCCGGGCGCGAGCTGCTCGCGGTCCGGGCCGAGGTGACCGAGGCCCGGTACCAGGCCGCGGTGGCGCAGGCGGCGCTGGCGCGCGCGCTCGGCGGCGGCCCGTGA